One part of the Streptomyces sp. AM 2-1-1 genome encodes these proteins:
- a CDS encoding metalloregulator ArsR/SmtB family transcription factor, whose product MARAATTSDVFNAIAEPQRRDILALLRAGERPVTDLARELGMSQPGASKHLRVLREVGLVRVRGAGKQRLYGLDASGLRPVHEWVGGFERFWNESFDRLDTYVQDLKQTQQEE is encoded by the coding sequence ATGGCACGAGCAGCGACGACGTCGGACGTCTTCAACGCGATCGCCGAGCCGCAGCGCCGGGACATCCTGGCGCTGCTGCGGGCGGGTGAGCGGCCGGTGACCGACCTGGCCCGGGAGCTGGGGATGAGTCAGCCGGGAGCGTCCAAGCACCTGCGGGTGCTCCGGGAGGTGGGGCTGGTACGGGTCCGCGGGGCGGGCAAGCAGCGCCTCTACGGCTTGGACGCCAGCGGGCTGCGGCCGGTCCATGAGTGGGTCGGCGGATTCGAGCGGTTCTGGAACGAGAGTTTCGACCGGCTGGACACCTACGTGCAGGACCTCAAGCAGACCCAACAGGAGGAATGA
- a CDS encoding polysaccharide deacetylase family protein, protein MRTTHSIASSRGLATGLAAVMTALTTVAALATVASPSYAATCNGYVGLTFDDGPSNDHTPAVLNALKQNGLRATMFNEGQFAASYPAQVKAEVDAGMWVGNHSYTHPHLIQQSQAQMDSEVSRTQQAIAAAGGGTPKLFRPPYGETNATLQAVEAKYGLTQVIWDVDSQDWNGASTDAIVQAAGRLTNGQIILMHEWPAATLAAIPRIAQGLAARGLCAGMISPQTGRAVAPDGNGDGGGTGGGCSAVLSAGQQWSDRYNLSVSVTGSSNWTVTMNVPSPEKIIATWNIAASYPSAQVLTAKPNGSGNNWGVTIQTNGSTAWPTVSCKAG, encoded by the coding sequence ATGCGAACCACCCACTCGATCGCCTCGTCTCGCGGCCTGGCCACCGGCCTCGCGGCGGTCATGACGGCGCTGACCACCGTCGCCGCCCTGGCGACCGTCGCCTCGCCGTCGTACGCCGCCACCTGTAACGGCTATGTCGGGCTGACCTTCGACGACGGCCCCTCGAACGACCACACGCCCGCCGTGCTCAACGCCCTGAAGCAGAACGGGCTCCGGGCGACCATGTTCAACGAAGGCCAGTTCGCGGCCTCCTACCCGGCCCAGGTGAAGGCGGAGGTCGACGCGGGCATGTGGGTCGGCAACCACAGCTACACCCACCCGCACCTGATCCAGCAGAGCCAGGCGCAGATGGACTCGGAGGTCTCCCGGACCCAGCAGGCCATCGCCGCGGCGGGCGGCGGGACGCCCAAGCTCTTCCGTCCCCCGTACGGTGAGACCAACGCGACGCTGCAGGCCGTCGAAGCCAAGTACGGCTTGACGCAGGTGATCTGGGACGTCGACTCGCAGGACTGGAACGGCGCCAGTACCGACGCGATCGTGCAGGCGGCCGGGCGGCTCACCAACGGCCAGATCATCCTCATGCACGAGTGGCCGGCCGCCACCCTCGCCGCGATTCCGCGCATCGCCCAGGGGCTGGCAGCCCGCGGGCTGTGCGCCGGCATGATCTCCCCGCAGACGGGGCGCGCGGTGGCGCCCGACGGGAACGGCGACGGAGGTGGCACGGGCGGCGGTTGCTCGGCGGTCCTGTCGGCGGGGCAGCAGTGGAGCGACCGCTACAACCTGAGTGTCTCGGTCACCGGGTCCAGCAACTGGACCGTCACCATGAACGTCCCGTCCCCCGAGAAGATCATCGCCACGTGGAACATCGCCGCCTCCTACCCCAGCGCGCAGGTGCTGACGGCCAAGCCCAACGGCAGCGGCAACAACTGGGGAGTGACGATCCAGACCAACGGCTCCACGGCTTGGCCCACGGTCTCCTGCAAAGCGGGCTGA
- a CDS encoding SRPBCC family protein, with amino-acid sequence MAGARQESRAEPATADREIVISRVIDAPRELVFEAFTEVRHLSRWWGPEGFTTTTQSFEFRVGAEWDFVMHGPDGTDYSEWISWTEIVAPERIEFLHGESRGDPNAFESVLTFEPDGAATRIEMRTVFPTKELRDEAVEKYHAIEGGRQTLSNLAAYVTDLAGKGAEG; translated from the coding sequence ATGGCAGGGGCAAGGCAAGAATCGCGGGCGGAGCCGGCGACGGCCGACCGGGAGATCGTGATCTCCAGGGTCATCGACGCCCCGCGGGAGCTGGTGTTCGAAGCTTTCACCGAGGTCCGGCACCTGTCGCGGTGGTGGGGGCCGGAGGGGTTCACCACCACCACGCAGTCGTTCGAGTTCCGCGTCGGCGCGGAGTGGGACTTCGTGATGCACGGACCGGACGGGACCGACTACAGCGAGTGGATCTCCTGGACCGAGATCGTCGCGCCGGAGCGGATCGAGTTTCTCCATGGTGAGTCCCGCGGCGACCCGAACGCCTTCGAGTCGGTCCTGACGTTCGAGCCCGACGGCGCGGCGACCCGGATCGAGATGCGCACGGTGTTCCCCACCAAGGAACTGCGCGACGAGGCGGTCGAGAAGTACCACGCGATCGAGGGCGGTCGGCAGACCCTGAGCAACCTGGCTGCCTATGTCACCGACCTCGCGGGGAAGGGAGCGGAGGGCTGA
- a CDS encoding discoidin domain-containing protein, translating into MRFRSGRAAAAVVAGVLAIPVLGAPAFGADAPVLLSQGRTVTASSEENGGTTAAKAVDGDTGTRWSSAASDNQWIQVDLGSSSNVSKVVLNWEAAYAKGYRVQVSADGSNWSDLRTVTDGDGGTDTLDVSGTGRYVRVQGTVRATAYGYSLWEFQVFGSAGGTVDPGTGTGQCGTANAALNRTATASSVENAGTPASAAFDGNGATRWASQATDTQWIQVDLGAVKDICQVDLAWEAAYGKDFTIRASTDGTTFTELKKVTGATGGNASYQVQGSGRYLRIAGTARGTGYGYSLWEAAVHVKDGSTPPVQGGGDLGPNVKVFDPSMPAATVQQQIDTIYKQQESAQFGEGRYALVFKPGSYDVNVNTGFYTSVHGLGKNPDDVTVKGVSVDAGWFNGNATQNFWRSTENLSIAPYDGTNRWAVAQAAPFRRMHVKGGLNLAPSGYGWASGGYIADSKIDGTVGPYSQQQWYTRDSSIGGWTNSVWNMVFSGTEGAPATSFPEPRYTTLDTTPVSREKPYLYLDGNTYKVFVPSKRVNARGVSWANGSTPGTSIGLDQFYVAKPGVSAATINQALAQGLHLLFTPGVYHLDRTIEVNRADTVVLGLGLATLVPDNGVTAMKVADVDGVKLASFLIDAGTTNSPTLLEFGKQGTHTDHATNPSSMQDVFVRVGGQFAGKATTAVEIYSDDTLIDHTWIWRADHGSGVGWNVNAADNGLLVHGDDVLATGLFVEHFKKYDVEWFGERGRTIFFQNEKAYDVPSQAEWMDGTSKGYAGYKVDNAVNAHEAWGVGSYCAFTLPGIEVDRGFQVPVKPGVRFHSILTVSLGGAGRYNHVINDTGAPAFGTDTVPSMVTNFSG; encoded by the coding sequence ATGAGATTCAGATCCGGCCGAGCCGCGGCGGCAGTGGTGGCAGGCGTCCTCGCCATCCCCGTCCTGGGAGCTCCGGCGTTCGGTGCGGACGCGCCGGTCCTGCTGTCGCAGGGCCGTACCGTGACGGCATCCTCGGAGGAGAACGGCGGCACCACGGCCGCGAAGGCGGTCGACGGCGACACCGGCACCCGCTGGTCCAGCGCCGCGTCCGACAACCAGTGGATACAGGTCGACCTCGGCTCCTCGTCCAACGTCAGCAAGGTGGTGCTCAACTGGGAGGCCGCCTACGCGAAGGGATACCGCGTCCAGGTCTCCGCGGACGGTTCCAACTGGAGCGACCTGCGCACGGTGACGGACGGGGACGGCGGCACCGACACCCTCGACGTCAGCGGCACCGGCCGCTACGTACGGGTGCAGGGCACCGTGCGGGCGACCGCGTACGGCTACTCGCTCTGGGAGTTCCAGGTCTTCGGCTCCGCTGGGGGGACCGTCGACCCGGGCACCGGTACCGGCCAGTGCGGCACGGCCAACGCCGCGCTGAACCGTACGGCGACCGCCTCCTCCGTGGAGAACGCCGGCACCCCGGCCTCCGCCGCCTTCGACGGCAACGGCGCGACCCGCTGGGCGAGTCAGGCGACCGACACCCAGTGGATCCAGGTGGACCTCGGTGCGGTCAAGGACATCTGTCAGGTGGACCTCGCGTGGGAGGCGGCCTACGGCAAGGACTTCACCATCCGGGCGTCCACGGACGGCACCACCTTCACCGAGCTGAAGAAGGTGACCGGCGCCACCGGCGGAAACGCCTCGTACCAGGTCCAGGGTTCGGGCCGCTACCTCCGCATCGCGGGTACGGCCCGGGGCACCGGGTACGGCTACTCCCTCTGGGAAGCGGCCGTCCACGTGAAGGACGGCTCCACTCCGCCCGTGCAGGGCGGCGGTGACCTCGGCCCCAACGTCAAGGTCTTCGACCCCTCGATGCCGGCCGCCACCGTCCAGCAGCAGATCGACACGATCTACAAGCAGCAGGAGTCCGCGCAGTTCGGCGAGGGCCGCTACGCGCTGGTCTTCAAGCCCGGCAGCTACGACGTCAACGTCAACACCGGCTTCTACACCTCGGTGCACGGCCTCGGGAAGAACCCCGACGACGTGACTGTCAAGGGAGTCAGCGTCGACGCCGGCTGGTTCAACGGCAACGCGACGCAGAACTTCTGGCGCTCCACGGAGAACCTCTCCATCGCCCCGTACGACGGCACCAACCGCTGGGCGGTCGCCCAGGCCGCTCCGTTCCGCCGGATGCACGTCAAGGGCGGGCTCAACCTCGCTCCCTCCGGCTACGGCTGGGCGAGCGGCGGGTACATCGCCGACTCCAAGATCGACGGCACGGTCGGCCCGTACTCGCAGCAGCAGTGGTACACCCGTGACAGCTCCATCGGCGGCTGGACCAACTCCGTCTGGAACATGGTCTTCTCGGGGACCGAGGGCGCGCCGGCGACCTCCTTCCCGGAGCCCCGCTACACCACGCTGGACACCACCCCGGTCAGCCGCGAGAAGCCATACCTCTACCTCGACGGCAACACCTACAAGGTCTTCGTGCCCTCCAAGCGGGTCAACGCGCGGGGCGTGAGCTGGGCCAACGGATCGACCCCCGGTACCTCGATCGGGCTCGACCAGTTCTACGTGGCCAAGCCGGGCGTCTCCGCCGCCACCATCAACCAGGCGCTCGCGCAGGGCCTCCACCTGCTCTTCACCCCGGGCGTCTACCACCTCGACCGCACCATCGAGGTCAACCGTGCCGACACGGTGGTCCTGGGCCTCGGCCTCGCCACTCTCGTGCCGGACAACGGCGTCACCGCGATGAAGGTCGCCGACGTCGACGGGGTCAAGCTCGCGAGCTTCCTGATCGACGCGGGCACCACCAACTCGCCCACCCTGCTGGAGTTCGGCAAGCAGGGCACGCACACGGACCACGCGACCAACCCGTCCTCGATGCAGGACGTGTTCGTGCGGGTGGGTGGCCAGTTCGCGGGCAAGGCCACGACGGCCGTCGAGATCTACAGCGACGACACGCTCATCGACCACACCTGGATCTGGCGGGCCGACCACGGCTCCGGCGTCGGCTGGAACGTGAACGCCGCCGACAACGGGCTGCTCGTCCACGGCGACGACGTACTCGCCACCGGCCTCTTCGTCGAGCACTTCAAGAAGTACGACGTCGAGTGGTTCGGCGAGCGCGGACGGACGATCTTCTTCCAGAACGAGAAGGCGTACGACGTCCCGAGCCAGGCCGAGTGGATGGACGGCACCAGCAAGGGGTACGCCGGCTACAAGGTCGACAACGCCGTCAACGCGCACGAGGCCTGGGGCGTGGGCAGTTACTGCGCCTTCACCCTGCCGGGCATCGAGGTGGACCGCGGCTTCCAGGTCCCGGTGAAGCCGGGCGTGAGGTTCCACAGCATCCTGACCGTCTCGCTCGGCGGGGCCGGGCGCTACAACCACGTCATCAACGACACGGGCGCCCCGGCGTTCGGAACGGACACCGTTCCGTCCATGGTCACCAACTTCTCCGGCTGA